The Alteriqipengyuania halimionae genome contains a region encoding:
- the purQ gene encoding phosphoribosylformylglycinamidine synthase subunit PurQ produces the protein MGFRAAVITFPGSNCDRDMAVALEQVSGTAPIRVWHGDADLPAGLDFIALPGGFSYGDYLRSGSMAANSPIMRSVKRAAEAGVPVLGVCNGFQVLTESGLLPGALMRNAQITFVCRNAGLKVENAQTLFTNGYEAGQEITIPVAHHDGNYFADDETLDRVEGEGRVVFRYLENCNGSARDIAGVLNKAGNVLGMMPHPERAIEDAHGGRDGRALFESAVRSLVDA, from the coding sequence ATGGGCTTCCGCGCCGCCGTCATCACCTTCCCGGGATCCAACTGCGATCGCGACATGGCGGTCGCGCTCGAACAGGTTTCGGGCACCGCCCCCATCCGCGTCTGGCATGGCGACGCCGATCTGCCCGCAGGGCTCGATTTCATCGCCCTGCCCGGCGGCTTTTCCTACGGTGACTATCTGCGCTCGGGATCGATGGCCGCGAACAGCCCGATCATGCGCAGCGTCAAGCGCGCTGCGGAAGCCGGTGTGCCCGTGCTCGGAGTCTGCAACGGCTTCCAGGTTCTGACCGAAAGCGGGCTGCTGCCCGGCGCGCTGATGCGCAACGCCCAGATCACCTTCGTCTGCCGTAACGCGGGGCTCAAGGTGGAAAACGCGCAGACGCTGTTTACGAACGGTTACGAAGCGGGCCAGGAAATCACGATCCCTGTCGCCCACCACGACGGCAATTACTTCGCCGACGACGAGACGCTCGACCGGGTCGAGGGTGAAGGCCGCGTCGTATTCCGTTACCTCGAAAACTGCAACGGATCGGCGCGCGATATCGCTGGTGTGCTCAACAAGGCGGGCAATGTGCTGGGCATGATGCCCCACCCCGAACGTGCAATCGAGGATGCTCATGGCGGCAGAGATGGCCGCGCCTTGTTCGAAAGCGCCGTGCGCAGTCTCGTGGATGCCTGA
- the purC gene encoding phosphoribosylaminoimidazolesuccinocarboxamide synthase: MSRRRQIYEGKAKILYEGPEPGTLIQYFKDDATAFNAEKKGTINGKGVINNRISEHIFTRLSHIGVPTHFIRRLNMREQLIRQVEIVPIEVVVRNVAAGSICKRLGLEEGQPLPHTLIEYYYKDDALGDPLISEEHIACFNWAGHEEMQDIAAMAIRINDFMCGMFAAIDIRLVDFKLEFGRLWDGDFSRIILADEISPDGCRLWDLNTNEKLDKDRFRRDLGGESEAYQEVARRLGLLQNEDGGPGEVLDMDHARSRLRPQKK; encoded by the coding sequence ATGTCGCGTCGCCGCCAGATCTATGAAGGCAAGGCCAAGATCCTCTATGAAGGCCCCGAACCGGGCACGCTGATCCAGTATTTCAAGGATGACGCAACCGCCTTCAATGCCGAGAAAAAAGGCACGATCAACGGCAAGGGCGTGATCAACAATCGCATCAGCGAGCATATCTTCACGCGCCTTTCGCATATCGGCGTGCCGACGCACTTCATTCGCCGCCTGAACATGCGCGAACAGCTGATCCGCCAGGTCGAGATCGTTCCGATCGAAGTGGTGGTGCGCAATGTGGCCGCCGGGTCGATCTGCAAGCGCCTGGGTCTCGAAGAAGGCCAGCCGCTGCCGCACACGCTGATCGAATATTACTACAAGGACGATGCGCTGGGCGATCCGCTCATCTCCGAAGAGCACATCGCCTGCTTCAACTGGGCGGGCCATGAAGAGATGCAGGACATCGCCGCGATGGCGATCCGCATCAACGATTTCATGTGCGGCATGTTCGCCGCGATCGATATCCGTCTGGTGGATTTCAAGCTCGAATTCGGGCGCTTGTGGGACGGCGATTTCAGCCGCATCATCCTCGCCGACGAAATCAGCCCCGATGGTTGCCGCTTGTGGGATCTCAACACAAACGAGAAGCTCGACAAGGATCGCTTCCGCCGCGATCTCGGCGGTGAAAGCGAGGCCTATCAGGAAGTCGCGCGTCGTCTCGGCCTGCTGCAGAACGAAGATGGCGGCCCCGGCGAAGTGCTCGACATGGACCATGCCCGCTCGCGTCTCCGTCCGCAGAAGAAATAG
- the fahA gene encoding fumarylacetoacetase gives MTLTDHTHNPDARSWVLGSENHADFPIQNLPFAMFSSGGSKKRVGVAIGDMILDLAEAADFMADDARKLGELGSRADLNALFSCGAEAMRTLRHAIFDLLTDGGKQADIEPLLYRASECGLHMPFTVRDYTDFYTGINHATNVGKLFRPDNPLLPNYKFVPIGYHGRASSVRVSGSDVTRPKGQTKAPDADAPSVGPSKRLDYELEMAVWVGQGNELGAPIDIADAKKHIAGIGILNDWSARDLQAWEYQPLGPFLAKSFHSSVSPWVVTMDALAPFRVAQEARPEGDPAPLDYLFDEDDQATGALDVTMEVHLSTAKMRDAGQAPMCLSKGPMTAMYWTIAQLIAHHSSNGCDLNPGDLLGTGTLTGNMPDSVGSLLEITNGGKEPLALPNGETRTFLENGDEIIMTAYAEKAGAARIGFGECRGRIVEGPLG, from the coding sequence ATGACCTTAACCGACCACACCCATAATCCCGACGCGCGCAGCTGGGTACTCGGCAGCGAGAACCACGCCGATTTCCCGATCCAGAACCTGCCGTTCGCGATGTTCTCCAGCGGCGGCTCCAAGAAGCGCGTCGGTGTCGCCATCGGGGACATGATCCTCGACCTGGCAGAAGCGGCCGATTTCATGGCCGACGATGCCCGCAAGCTGGGCGAGCTGGGATCGCGCGCCGATCTCAACGCGCTGTTTTCCTGCGGTGCCGAAGCCATGCGCACGCTGCGCCATGCGATTTTCGATCTGCTGACGGATGGCGGCAAACAAGCCGATATCGAACCGCTGCTCTACCGCGCGAGCGAGTGCGGATTGCACATGCCGTTCACCGTGCGCGACTATACCGACTTCTACACCGGCATCAATCACGCAACCAATGTGGGCAAGCTGTTCCGCCCCGACAATCCGTTGCTTCCGAACTACAAATTTGTGCCGATCGGCTATCATGGCCGTGCTTCATCGGTTCGCGTTTCGGGCAGCGACGTTACGCGCCCCAAGGGCCAGACAAAGGCTCCCGACGCCGATGCCCCGTCGGTCGGGCCGAGCAAGCGGCTCGATTACGAACTCGAGATGGCCGTCTGGGTCGGTCAGGGGAACGAGCTCGGCGCACCGATCGACATCGCCGACGCCAAGAAGCATATTGCCGGGATCGGCATCCTCAACGACTGGTCGGCGCGCGACCTTCAGGCGTGGGAATACCAGCCGCTCGGCCCGTTCCTCGCGAAGAGCTTCCACTCCTCGGTCAGCCCGTGGGTGGTGACGATGGACGCCCTCGCCCCCTTCCGCGTGGCGCAGGAAGCCCGCCCGGAAGGCGATCCCGCGCCGCTCGATTACCTGTTCGATGAAGACGACCAGGCGACCGGCGCGCTCGACGTGACGATGGAAGTCCACCTCTCCACCGCGAAGATGCGCGATGCCGGCCAAGCGCCGATGTGCCTCAGCAAAGGCCCGATGACGGCGATGTACTGGACGATCGCGCAGCTGATCGCGCATCACTCATCGAACGGTTGCGACCTCAATCCGGGCGATCTTCTGGGCACCGGTACGCTGACCGGCAATATGCCCGACAGCGTTGGCTCGCTGCTTGAGATCACCAATGGCGGCAAGGAGCCTCTGGCCCTCCCCAATGGCGAAACCCGCACCTTCCTCGAAAATGGCGACGAAATCATCATGACCGCCTATGCCGAGAAAGCCGGTGCGGCGCGGATCGGCTTCGGCGAGTGCCGCGGCCGGATCGTCGAGGGTCCGCTCGGCTGA
- a CDS encoding M16 family metallopeptidase: MLKRLFISFAALPALASCATTGAQAPATVAETDAIVVAEPVATDTNDPVWAFEESDIGVDPGYRFGVLDNGMRYIIRSNDTPEGQGLVRMVVETGSIDETESEQGFAHFLEHMVFNGSTNVPEGEMVKLLERKGLAFGADTNASTGIDVTQYKLDLPNNSEDILDTALMLMRETVSELTISQEAVDREKGVVLAERRDRNSFAFKNTIDSLAFSYPDARFPKRLPIGQAETIEAATSEGLRAYWEREYVPAATTLIVVGDFDIDMVEAKIRDGFADWDRSGETDLTSAGPIDPAYAGATDIYLDPALPEVVTFERNDVYIDRPDTIAERKANTLRGIAYGIIGRRMTRLAREEDPPFRGARFGTGDVLDAGRATSLTVQTIDGQWQRGVDAAIDEYNRALAFGFTEAEVAEQIANRRTGLENAAANEGTRSNAFLTGAAIALVTSDSVPSLPSDGLERFNAFADEITPEAVLAALRDDVIPLDNPNIRFIGKTAPEGGEQALRAAWNTAIARAPEPLEEAEVLAWPYTDFGTPGTVVSDQVGEALGIRRIRFDNGVMLNLKRTELADNQILVQYNLDGGSLLDTKDDPLATAIATLLPLGGLGELSADELQTALAGRTVSTSFNTTTDTFYGYVRTTPRDLDLQLQVMTAMLTDPGYRAEAVTRYRQSLDDYFARLYATPGAAYGAKIGEILSDGDPRFTLQPEDAYRALDFDDLRNAIGDRLAKGAIEIGVVGDIDEQAVIEAVAATFGALPDREPEFRRYDDNRSRSFTATRGEVRIEHTGEPDQAQVRFVWPTVDDSDFDRDVQLSLLARVVDIALTDNLREELGQAYSPYAGSSTSRIYRDYGTFLAGAGVDYALLDEARDAVIETITMLREAPIDDDLIQRARQPVLEGYDNALKTNGGWMGLVEDAQRRTESLRRYLAGKDAVLAVTGEQLQALAREYLDPDAAVQVLVVPKAED; this comes from the coding sequence ATGCTCAAACGCCTGTTTATCTCGTTCGCCGCGCTGCCCGCGCTTGCCTCCTGCGCGACTACCGGTGCCCAAGCACCTGCCACTGTCGCGGAAACCGATGCGATCGTCGTCGCGGAACCCGTTGCGACGGACACGAACGATCCGGTCTGGGCGTTCGAAGAGAGTGATATCGGTGTCGATCCGGGCTACCGCTTCGGCGTGCTCGACAACGGCATGCGATATATCATCCGCTCGAACGATACCCCCGAAGGCCAAGGCTTGGTGCGGATGGTGGTCGAAACCGGGTCGATCGACGAGACCGAGAGCGAACAGGGCTTTGCGCACTTCCTCGAACACATGGTGTTCAACGGCTCGACCAACGTGCCAGAGGGCGAGATGGTCAAACTGCTCGAGCGCAAGGGCCTGGCCTTCGGTGCCGATACCAACGCCTCGACCGGGATCGACGTTACCCAGTACAAGCTCGACCTGCCGAACAATTCGGAAGACATCCTCGACACCGCGCTGATGCTGATGCGCGAAACCGTGAGCGAACTGACGATCAGCCAGGAAGCGGTCGATCGCGAGAAGGGCGTGGTCCTCGCCGAACGGCGCGATCGCAACAGTTTCGCATTCAAGAACACGATCGACAGCCTCGCCTTCTCCTATCCCGACGCGCGCTTTCCCAAGCGCCTGCCGATCGGTCAGGCCGAAACCATCGAAGCGGCAACCTCGGAGGGTCTGCGAGCCTATTGGGAGCGTGAATACGTCCCAGCCGCGACCACACTGATCGTGGTTGGCGATTTCGACATAGACATGGTCGAAGCCAAGATCCGCGACGGCTTCGCAGACTGGGATCGCAGCGGCGAAACCGATCTGACCTCCGCAGGTCCGATAGATCCCGCCTATGCCGGCGCCACCGACATCTATCTCGATCCAGCGTTGCCCGAAGTGGTCACCTTCGAACGCAATGACGTCTATATCGATCGTCCCGACACCATCGCCGAGCGCAAGGCAAACACCCTGCGCGGCATCGCCTATGGCATTATCGGACGCCGCATGACCCGGCTCGCTCGCGAGGAAGACCCGCCATTCCGCGGTGCGCGCTTCGGCACCGGAGACGTGCTTGATGCTGGACGCGCGACCTCGCTCACGGTCCAGACGATCGATGGCCAGTGGCAGCGCGGTGTGGATGCCGCCATCGACGAATACAATCGCGCTCTCGCTTTCGGCTTCACCGAAGCAGAAGTTGCGGAGCAGATTGCCAATCGTCGCACCGGCCTCGAAAACGCCGCGGCAAATGAAGGGACCCGCAGCAACGCGTTTCTTACCGGCGCCGCAATCGCGCTTGTCACCAGTGACAGCGTACCCTCGCTGCCATCCGACGGACTCGAACGCTTCAACGCCTTTGCCGACGAGATCACGCCCGAAGCGGTGCTGGCCGCCTTGCGTGACGATGTGATTCCGCTCGACAATCCCAACATCCGTTTCATCGGCAAGACGGCTCCCGAAGGCGGTGAGCAGGCTCTGCGCGCGGCGTGGAACACCGCCATCGCGCGCGCGCCCGAACCGCTTGAAGAGGCCGAAGTCCTCGCCTGGCCCTACACCGATTTCGGTACTCCCGGCACGGTGGTGTCGGACCAGGTCGGCGAAGCGCTCGGCATCCGTCGCATTCGCTTCGACAATGGCGTGATGCTGAATCTGAAGCGCACCGAACTCGCCGACAACCAGATCCTGGTTCAGTACAATCTCGATGGCGGATCGCTGCTCGACACCAAAGACGATCCGCTCGCTACCGCGATCGCGACGCTCTTGCCGCTTGGCGGACTAGGAGAACTGAGCGCCGACGAATTGCAGACCGCGCTCGCCGGACGGACGGTGTCGACGAGCTTCAATACGACCACGGACACCTTTTATGGCTATGTTCGCACCACCCCGCGCGATCTCGACCTGCAATTGCAGGTAATGACCGCGATGCTGACCGATCCGGGCTACCGGGCGGAAGCCGTCACCCGCTACCGGCAAAGTCTCGATGATTATTTCGCCCGTCTCTACGCCACGCCAGGCGCGGCCTACGGCGCGAAAATCGGCGAGATCCTGTCGGACGGCGATCCGCGTTTCACCTTGCAGCCCGAAGACGCCTATCGCGCGCTCGATTTCGACGATTTGCGCAATGCGATCGGCGACCGTCTCGCCAAAGGGGCGATCGAGATCGGCGTGGTTGGCGATATCGATGAGCAGGCCGTGATCGAAGCCGTCGCCGCAACCTTTGGCGCATTGCCCGATCGCGAGCCCGAATTTCGCCGTTACGACGACAATCGCAGCCGAAGCTTCACAGCCACTCGCGGGGAAGTGCGAATCGAGCACACCGGCGAACCCGACCAGGCGCAAGTGCGCTTCGTGTGGCCCACCGTCGACGACAGCGATTTCGATCGTGACGTCCAGCTCTCGCTGCTGGCCCGCGTGGTCGATATCGCGCTGACCGACAATCTGCGCGAAGAACTCGGCCAGGCCTATTCACCCTATGCCGGCAGCAGTACTTCGCGGATCTATCGCGATTACGGCACCTTCCTCGCCGGTGCGGGGGTCGATTACGCCCTGCTCGACGAGGCGCGAGACGCGGTGATCGAAACCATCACCATGCTGCGCGAGGCGCCGATCGACGACGACCTGATCCAGCGCGCGCGCCAGCCCGTGCTCGAAGGCTATGACAATGCGCTCAAGACCAATGGTGGTTGGATGGGCCTCGTCGAAGATGCCCAGCGCCGGACCGAGAGCCTGCGGCGCTACCTGGCCGGGAAGGACGCCGTCTTGGCCGTGACCGGCGAGCAGTTGCAGGCCCTGGCGCGCGAGTATCTCGATCCCGATGCCGCGGTACAGGTGTTGGTGGTACCGAAAGCGGAGGACTGA
- a CDS encoding M16 family metallopeptidase, whose product MLSKTLYALGVSVAALAFTAPALAQDTVAPHSSNPNGPVSAWDVEATDVEPDAEIVYGTLSNGMKYAIRKNETPKGAASFRMHFDFGSLYESEEERGLAHFIEHMVFNGSTNVPEGEMIPILERLGLAFGADTNAYTNFDETVYKLDAPTANDEAIDTSLFLLREVAGEASFTPSAVDSEREIITSERRARDSVQLRTIIDRLAFQIPDTLYDDRLPIGLETVLRGAPASRLKALYHRYYRPENATLVVVGDFDVADMERRIAERFGDWQGVGPAGAKPDIGSVDLERPMAFDVFTDPASVSGATISIARPYSDPADTIAERRTETLEQLGTAIMNRRLQRIAGQENSQLLGGSMFVEPLPPVAKMTSLSVGTGEGLWKEGLTIAENELRRALQYGFTQNELNEAMANAETGRRNAAEQAGGRSSAGLADAIVAVAGENDFVTSPVWRYALWQGIKDTITLDAVNAAFRTLWTGSQPLISVTAKEFEGGEDAVAAAWTESAAVAVEAPTEGAAASFAYDTFGDGPGQVVSDTTIDDLGIRTVTFDNNVRLNIKQTDFEPGAVRFQIGMDGGLFALGDASPANALLLQIASPRAGTQGNSFDELQQVLAGRNITVGFAPGTDEFIAAGATTPADLALQMKVSAAYLTDFGFRPEAQSYWNSLIGAVYGQLTSQPQLVYTLQRSTTLTDDPRQAFPSQEELAAANFASFRDAYLANAADAPIEIAVVGDIDPNAAIAAVAQSFGALPDRKATATDYSAQREIVFKDVSGDDVATFMHSGPADQAVVGSVWRTSDDSDFHDVVAMNLLLGVIDLYATETLREKFAATYSPSVESAMSSDFMDDGSFSLSAVVDPKMADEVLALIPNLVARLRDTPVDDDTLLRARQPILERLRQSRRNNAFWIGVASTAQSEAERLERVREEEAVLTSLTPDDLMKLARKYLTPERRADIRVLSSQAAPE is encoded by the coding sequence ATGCTGTCGAAGACACTCTACGCGCTCGGCGTTTCCGTCGCCGCGCTCGCTTTCACCGCGCCTGCACTGGCTCAGGATACGGTCGCGCCGCATTCTTCCAACCCGAACGGCCCGGTTTCGGCTTGGGATGTCGAGGCTACCGATGTCGAGCCAGATGCCGAGATCGTCTACGGCACGCTTTCCAACGGCATGAAATACGCCATCCGCAAGAACGAGACGCCCAAGGGCGCGGCTTCCTTCCGGATGCATTTCGATTTCGGCTCGCTCTACGAGAGCGAGGAAGAGCGCGGACTGGCGCACTTCATCGAGCATATGGTGTTCAACGGCTCGACCAATGTGCCCGAAGGCGAGATGATCCCGATCCTCGAGCGGCTCGGCCTGGCCTTTGGCGCCGATACCAACGCCTACACCAACTTCGACGAAACGGTGTACAAGCTCGATGCTCCCACCGCGAATGACGAGGCGATCGACACTTCGCTGTTCCTGTTGCGCGAGGTGGCTGGCGAAGCGAGTTTCACTCCCAGCGCCGTCGATAGCGAACGCGAGATCATCACTAGCGAGCGGCGGGCGCGCGATTCGGTGCAACTGCGCACGATTATCGATCGCCTCGCATTCCAGATTCCGGACACGCTCTATGACGATCGGTTGCCGATCGGTCTCGAGACCGTGCTGCGTGGAGCCCCGGCTTCGCGCCTGAAGGCTCTCTACCACCGCTATTATCGCCCCGAAAACGCCACCCTCGTCGTGGTCGGCGATTTCGATGTGGCTGACATGGAACGCCGCATCGCCGAACGGTTCGGCGACTGGCAGGGCGTGGGCCCGGCAGGTGCGAAGCCCGATATCGGTTCGGTCGATTTGGAGCGTCCGATGGCGTTCGACGTGTTCACCGATCCGGCCTCTGTTTCTGGCGCCACGATCTCGATCGCGCGCCCCTATTCCGATCCGGCCGACACGATCGCCGAACGACGGACCGAAACGCTGGAGCAGCTCGGTACTGCGATCATGAACCGTCGTCTCCAGCGAATCGCGGGGCAGGAAAACTCGCAACTGCTCGGCGGGTCGATGTTCGTCGAGCCGCTACCGCCGGTCGCGAAGATGACCAGCCTTTCGGTCGGCACAGGCGAAGGGCTCTGGAAAGAAGGCCTGACGATCGCCGAAAACGAGCTGCGCCGCGCGCTGCAATATGGCTTTACGCAAAACGAGCTCAACGAAGCGATGGCCAATGCGGAAACGGGTCGCCGCAATGCCGCCGAACAGGCCGGCGGACGCTCCAGCGCAGGCCTCGCCGATGCAATCGTCGCGGTGGCCGGTGAAAACGATTTCGTCACCTCGCCCGTCTGGCGCTACGCCTTGTGGCAGGGGATCAAGGACACCATCACGCTCGATGCCGTGAACGCGGCCTTCCGCACGCTATGGACCGGTAGTCAGCCACTCATCAGCGTGACGGCGAAGGAGTTCGAAGGCGGCGAGGACGCGGTGGCTGCGGCCTGGACCGAAAGTGCAGCGGTGGCAGTCGAGGCGCCGACCGAAGGTGCTGCGGCATCATTCGCCTATGACACGTTCGGCGATGGTCCCGGCCAAGTGGTTTCGGACACCACAATCGACGATCTGGGCATCCGGACCGTCACGTTCGACAATAATGTCCGTCTCAACATCAAGCAGACCGATTTCGAACCAGGCGCGGTGCGGTTTCAGATCGGCATGGACGGCGGATTGTTCGCGCTTGGTGATGCATCGCCGGCCAATGCGCTGCTTCTCCAGATTGCTTCACCGCGCGCCGGCACGCAGGGCAATTCGTTCGACGAGTTGCAGCAGGTCCTCGCCGGTCGGAACATCACGGTCGGCTTTGCGCCCGGCACGGACGAATTCATCGCCGCCGGTGCAACGACCCCGGCAGATCTCGCGCTGCAGATGAAGGTTTCGGCGGCCTATCTGACCGATTTCGGCTTCCGTCCCGAGGCGCAGAGCTACTGGAACTCATTGATCGGTGCGGTCTACGGCCAGCTGACCTCGCAACCGCAATTGGTGTACACTCTCCAACGGTCTACGACGCTAACCGACGATCCACGCCAGGCTTTCCCGAGCCAGGAGGAGCTGGCAGCGGCGAACTTCGCCAGCTTCCGCGACGCTTATCTCGCCAACGCTGCCGATGCGCCGATCGAGATCGCGGTGGTCGGCGATATCGATCCCAATGCGGCAATTGCGGCGGTCGCCCAGAGCTTCGGCGCCCTGCCCGACCGCAAGGCGACGGCAACCGACTATTCCGCACAGCGCGAAATCGTGTTCAAGGACGTGTCGGGAGACGACGTCGCGACCTTCATGCATAGTGGCCCGGCAGATCAGGCCGTGGTCGGCAGTGTGTGGCGCACGTCGGATGATAGCGATTTCCACGATGTAGTGGCGATGAACCTGCTGCTTGGGGTGATCGACCTCTACGCAACCGAAACCCTGCGCGAGAAATTTGCGGCGACCTACAGCCCGTCGGTCGAGAGCGCGATGTCCTCCGATTTCATGGATGATGGCAGTTTCTCGCTCTCGGCGGTGGTCGATCCCAAGATGGCGGACGAGGTGCTGGCACTCATTCCGAACCTCGTCGCACGCCTGCGCGACACGCCGGTGGATGATGATACGCTGCTTCGCGCCCGACAGCCGATACTCGAGCGCCTTCGCCAGAGCCGACGCAACAACGCCTTCTGGATTGGCGTGGCATCCACGGCGCAAAGCGAGGCCGAACGCCTTGAGCGGGTGCGCGAGGAAGAGGCAGTGTTGACCAGCCTCACGCCGGACGACCTGATGAAGCTTGCGCGCAAATATCTGACGCCCGAACGGCGCGCCGACATCCGCGTGCTGTCGAGCCAGGCGGCGCCCGAGTAA
- the purS gene encoding phosphoribosylformylglycinamidine synthase subunit PurS: MKVRVFVRLKPGVLDPQGRAVHHALEGLGFDGVEDVRIGRMIELNVSDDTSDEALDKMCAQLLANTVIEDYRIEKAD; encoded by the coding sequence ATGAAAGTCCGTGTTTTCGTCCGTCTCAAGCCCGGTGTGCTCGACCCGCAGGGTCGCGCCGTCCATCATGCGCTCGAAGGACTCGGCTTCGACGGTGTCGAAGACGTGCGGATCGGTCGTATGATCGAGCTGAATGTGTCTGACGATACGTCCGACGAAGCGCTCGACAAGATGTGCGCCCAGCTCCTCGCCAATACGGTGATCGAGGACTACCGCATCGAGAAGGCCGACTGA